From one Candidatus Methanoplasma termitum genomic stretch:
- a CDS encoding 50S ribosomal protein L30e, with product MSEKIDISRALKSAITTGKVEFGIDQTEKAIKAGKAQMVILSRNCPSKMLTGDIDVKVHVFEGNNMELGALCGKPFSVSALAVIDKGSSNILTL from the coding sequence ATGAGCGAGAAAATCGATATAAGCAGAGCATTGAAGTCCGCGATCACCACCGGAAAGGTGGAGTTCGGGATCGACCAGACAGAGAAAGCAATAAAGGCGGGAAAGGCCCAAATGGTCATCCTGTCAAGGAACTGCCCCAGCAAGATGCTGACGGGGGACATAGACGTGAAAGTCCACGTCTTCGAAGGAAACAATATGGAGTTGGGAGCCCTTTGCGGTAAACCATTCTCAGTTTCAGCCCTGGCCGTCATTGACAAGGGTTCTTCCAACATCTTAACGCTGTGA
- a CDS encoding NusA-like transcription termination signal-binding factor, whose product MSTDIVLNEDTLRYIALFSAITKASPIDCMDADDKLVFVVEKGQGNIAVGKKGEHVIKLKEKTGKNIQVVEYSEDPEQFVKNVFHIYNPQKVVIEQRGNITHATITVDPKLKGRAIGKAGKNLRIARDIVNRHHEIQSISVD is encoded by the coding sequence ATGTCAACAGATATCGTACTAAATGAGGATACCCTCAGATACATAGCGCTGTTCTCAGCAATAACCAAGGCCAGCCCGATCGACTGCATGGATGCCGATGATAAATTGGTGTTCGTGGTGGAGAAAGGACAGGGGAACATCGCGGTCGGAAAGAAAGGGGAACACGTCATAAAACTGAAAGAAAAGACCGGGAAGAACATCCAGGTCGTAGAGTATTCGGAGGATCCCGAGCAGTTTGTGAAAAACGTGTTCCACATATACAATCCTCAAAAGGTCGTTATCGAGCAACGCGGGAACATCACCCATGCCACGATCACAGTGGACCCCAAGCTCAAGGGGCGTGCGATCGGTAAGGCCGGAAAGAATCTTCGCATCGCAAGGGATATCGTGAACAGACACCACGAGATCCAGAGCATCAGCGTAGATTGA
- the pyrF gene encoding orotidine-5'-phosphate decarboxylase: MRRETGLIIALDETDPAKALKTAKAVSGMVDAIKINWPLVLSAGPNMITQLSEFSDVICDFKVADIPNTVRLIVEGAVSRKASGVIVHVFTGEDSLREAVKAAGKADIFAVTEMSHPGGAEFTALHAEEMAELGVRCGVAGFIAPATRPERVQAIRSMIGDLKILSPGVGAQGGSAASAISAGADYVIVGRTIYGAKDPAREAAVIRDEIKPFL, from the coding sequence ATGAGGAGAGAGACGGGACTCATAATCGCATTGGACGAGACCGATCCGGCAAAGGCGCTCAAGACAGCGAAGGCGGTCTCCGGTATGGTCGATGCGATCAAGATCAATTGGCCGCTCGTTCTGTCTGCGGGACCGAATATGATTACCCAGCTGTCTGAGTTCTCCGACGTTATATGTGATTTCAAGGTCGCCGATATCCCGAACACGGTGCGCCTGATCGTCGAAGGAGCGGTGTCAAGGAAAGCTTCCGGGGTGATAGTGCACGTATTCACGGGAGAGGACTCTCTCAGAGAGGCCGTCAAAGCGGCGGGAAAGGCCGATATATTCGCTGTGACGGAGATGAGCCATCCCGGCGGCGCGGAGTTCACCGCACTCCACGCGGAGGAGATGGCGGAGTTAGGTGTAAGGTGCGGAGTGGCGGGTTTCATCGCTCCGGCGACCAGGCCCGAAAGGGTCCAGGCCATAAGGTCGATGATAGGGGATCTGAAGATACTTTCTCCCGGTGTTGGGGCGCAAGGAGGAAGCGCAGCTTCGGCGATATCCGCAGGCGCGGATTATGTGATAGTCGGAAGGACGATATACGGTGCAAAAGACCCAGCACGCGAGGCGGCCGTCATAAGAGATGAGATAAAGCCGTTCTTGTGA
- a CDS encoding DNA-directed RNA polymerase subunit A' — MRGITKRIGSIKFSCVSPDEIRKMSATKIITADTYDDEGYPIEMGLMDSHMGVIEPGLRCKTCGRKVDECPGHFGHIDLAMPVIHVGFIKDIKLMLESTCRNCGRIMLTAEQIESRRDDMSEMKDLGGGTIDLKNFSKETAKDASTKGICPHCGAEQIKIKLDKPTTFREVDDNHKLTPKEVRERLERIPDEDLKTLGMDPATCRPEWMVLTALAVPPVTVRPSITLDSGDRSEDDLTHKLVDVLRINQRLRENRDAGAPQLIVEDLWELLQYHVTTYFDNQTSGIPPARHRSGRPLKTLAQRLKGKEGRFRSNLSGKRVNFSARTVISPDPLLSINEVGVPYLAARELTVPVHVNEHNIGKLRTLIARGPEPSMEKGYVPGVNYVIRSDGRRIRVTERNAAEVAENIAVDYVIERQLMDGDVVLFNRQPSLHRMSMMAHRVRIMDGRTFRFNLCDCPPYNADFDGDEMNLHVLQSDEARAEARILMQVQENILSPRYGGPIIGAIHDHITGAYFLTHNNPKFGSAEAMDILSKLKDIEIPKPMVDEKGNEYWTGRQLFSIVLPSDFRTTFKANICQNCNVCKRENCEFDAYVKIRNGQLLCGTIDVKGIGNSKGKILDRIARDYGSERAAKFINEVTRLALGALMNHGFSTGIGDEDIPEEAALQIAINIQERVDSVTELVESYQNGTLDQMPGRSLRETLEVRVMSELGQARDQAGKIAGTHLGLSNPAVVMAKAGARGSMLNLSQMAGCVGQQAVRGERLSRGYWNRTLPHFQKGDLGAHARGFCSNSYKSGLTPTEFFFHAMGGREGLVDTAVRTSRSGYMQRRLVSALEDLKLTADGTVRNTVGTVIQFKYGEDGVDPSRTVRGKAIDLDDLFAEVLGDEADTLLKIDNSASGDDYGSREKDEMEYTEEEEGEEYDDIETDFEGGSE; from the coding sequence ATGCGCGGTATAACGAAAAGGATAGGGTCGATAAAGTTCTCCTGCGTCTCGCCCGACGAGATAAGGAAGATGTCCGCAACGAAGATCATCACCGCGGACACGTACGATGACGAGGGATACCCCATCGAGATGGGATTGATGGATTCGCACATGGGTGTGATCGAGCCCGGACTCAGGTGTAAGACCTGCGGACGCAAGGTCGACGAGTGCCCCGGACACTTCGGCCACATCGATCTGGCCATGCCGGTGATCCACGTCGGTTTCATAAAAGATATAAAACTGATGCTTGAGAGCACATGCCGCAACTGCGGCAGGATCATGCTCACAGCCGAACAGATAGAGTCCCGCAGAGACGACATGTCCGAAATGAAGGACCTCGGCGGCGGAACGATCGATCTGAAGAACTTCTCCAAAGAGACGGCAAAGGACGCATCGACCAAAGGCATCTGCCCGCACTGCGGAGCAGAACAGATCAAGATCAAACTCGACAAGCCCACGACATTCAGGGAAGTGGACGATAACCACAAACTCACACCGAAAGAAGTGCGCGAAAGGTTGGAACGCATTCCCGACGAGGATCTGAAGACGCTCGGAATGGACCCGGCGACCTGCAGACCTGAATGGATGGTGCTGACAGCTCTCGCCGTGCCCCCGGTGACGGTAAGGCCGTCGATCACTCTGGATTCCGGAGACAGGTCAGAGGATGACCTCACGCACAAGCTCGTGGATGTCCTGAGGATCAACCAGAGGCTGAGAGAGAACCGTGACGCAGGCGCGCCTCAGCTGATCGTCGAAGATCTTTGGGAGCTTCTGCAATACCACGTTACAACATACTTCGACAACCAGACATCGGGAATACCTCCGGCAAGGCACAGGTCCGGCCGTCCGCTTAAGACGCTGGCACAGAGGCTGAAAGGCAAAGAGGGGCGTTTCAGGTCGAACCTATCGGGTAAGCGTGTCAATTTCTCGGCCCGTACAGTGATATCTCCCGACCCCCTTCTTTCTATTAACGAAGTAGGAGTCCCATACCTTGCGGCGAGGGAGCTGACCGTTCCGGTACATGTCAACGAGCACAACATCGGAAAACTCAGGACGCTCATCGCACGCGGGCCCGAACCCTCTATGGAGAAAGGCTATGTTCCCGGCGTGAACTATGTGATAAGGTCCGACGGAAGGAGGATCAGGGTCACGGAACGTAATGCGGCGGAGGTCGCCGAGAACATCGCCGTCGATTATGTGATAGAGAGGCAGCTGATGGACGGGGACGTTGTTCTGTTCAACAGGCAGCCGTCGCTTCACAGGATGTCCATGATGGCGCATCGCGTCAGGATAATGGACGGAAGGACCTTCAGGTTCAACCTTTGCGACTGCCCGCCGTACAATGCGGATTTCGACGGGGACGAGATGAACCTTCACGTCCTGCAGTCGGACGAGGCACGCGCGGAGGCACGCATTCTGATGCAGGTCCAAGAGAACATCCTCTCTCCGAGATACGGCGGACCGATCATAGGCGCCATCCACGATCACATCACCGGGGCGTATTTCCTTACACACAACAACCCGAAGTTCGGCAGCGCAGAGGCTATGGACATACTCTCTAAGCTCAAAGACATAGAGATACCCAAGCCTATGGTCGACGAAAAAGGGAATGAGTACTGGACCGGGAGGCAGTTGTTCTCGATAGTACTTCCCAGCGACTTCAGGACCACCTTCAAAGCGAACATCTGCCAGAACTGCAACGTATGCAAGAGGGAGAACTGCGAGTTCGATGCATATGTGAAGATACGCAACGGACAGCTGCTGTGCGGTACGATCGATGTAAAGGGGATAGGTAACAGTAAAGGAAAGATCCTGGACAGGATCGCACGCGACTACGGCTCCGAAAGAGCGGCCAAGTTCATCAACGAAGTAACGAGGCTGGCTCTCGGCGCACTTATGAACCACGGGTTCAGCACAGGCATCGGGGACGAGGACATCCCGGAAGAGGCGGCGCTGCAGATAGCGATCAACATCCAGGAACGCGTCGACAGCGTGACGGAACTCGTCGAATCATATCAGAACGGGACCCTCGACCAGATGCCCGGACGTTCTCTCAGGGAGACGCTTGAGGTAAGAGTGATGAGCGAACTCGGCCAGGCGCGTGACCAGGCGGGAAAGATCGCAGGAACTCATCTGGGTCTTTCCAACCCCGCAGTAGTGATGGCGAAAGCGGGCGCCCGCGGATCGATGCTCAACCTATCGCAAATGGCAGGCTGCGTCGGTCAGCAGGCAGTTCGTGGAGAAAGGCTGTCCAGAGGATACTGGAACAGAACACTCCCCCACTTCCAGAAAGGGGATCTCGGAGCACATGCGAGAGGCTTCTGTTCGAACTCATATAAATCGGGTCTGACGCCTACGGAGTTCTTCTTCCATGCTATGGGAGGAAGAGAGGGACTTGTCGATACCGCGGTCAGGACGTCAAGGTCCGGTTACATGCAGAGAAGGCTTGTTTCCGCGCTTGAAGATCTCAAACTGACAGCGGACGGCACCGTCAGGAACACAGTCGGCACGGTCATACAGTTCAAGTACGGAGAGGACGGAGTGGATCCGTCCAGGACCGTAAGGGGAAAAGCGATAGATCTCGATGATCTATTCGCGGAAGTGCTCGGCGACGAAGCGGACACCCTTCTCAAGATAGATAATTCGGCCTCCGGGGACGACTACGGATCGAGGGAGAAGGACGAAATGGAATATACGGAAGAGGAAGAAGGGGAAGAGTACGACGACATCGAGACGGACTTTGAAGGAGGGAGCGAATAA
- a CDS encoding CARDB domain-containing protein, producing the protein MARDEEGGVRTQKIIAAIAVLVMIFVAGAVLVEESSNVDASTSYIHGDTNVVAVKGSLTHQIMFFEPEATTISINYTAVLNDSRGNAQPNAVSPSSGSLTNGVESTLTITAPATAGKYTLVVTFKVAIDGAAAENTERTQTISVVNPIVLSAPARNNGNVDFTDFAVYFKLDGKLLEESKTLVSATAGSTTTVTYNLVVDNLSSGRHDYELVAGTENIGGQASFVGGHDTFYVGHSDYGLFNILLFILLIVLLIVVIYLYRKPVKNYGKPKSRR; encoded by the coding sequence ATGGCTCGGGATGAAGAAGGGGGTGTTCGTACGCAGAAGATAATCGCTGCTATCGCAGTTCTGGTAATGATCTTCGTAGCAGGAGCGGTCCTGGTCGAAGAATCATCGAATGTAGATGCATCGACATCTTACATCCACGGAGATACAAATGTGGTGGCGGTCAAAGGCAGTCTGACACATCAGATAATGTTCTTTGAACCGGAAGCCACAACGATCAGCATTAACTATACGGCTGTGCTGAATGACAGTAGAGGTAATGCTCAACCCAATGCAGTATCTCCCTCATCTGGGTCGCTGACCAACGGCGTGGAGTCGACCCTTACCATCACCGCACCCGCGACAGCAGGAAAGTACACTCTTGTGGTCACATTCAAGGTTGCCATCGATGGAGCCGCTGCAGAGAACACAGAGAGGACCCAGACAATATCGGTCGTGAATCCGATCGTGTTGAGTGCGCCAGCGCGTAACAATGGCAATGTGGACTTTACCGACTTTGCCGTCTACTTCAAATTAGACGGAAAGTTGTTGGAAGAAAGCAAGACCTTGGTATCAGCCACTGCGGGCAGTACGACCACAGTGACATACAATCTGGTAGTGGACAATCTGTCAAGCGGCAGGCACGACTATGAACTCGTGGCGGGGACCGAGAACATCGGAGGGCAAGCGTCATTCGTCGGCGGGCACGACACATTCTATGTCGGTCACTCCGACTACGGTCTGTTCAACATCCTGTTGTTCATACTGTTGATAGTGCTTCTCATTGTTGTGATCTATCTGTACCGCAAACCGGTCAAGAACTACGGCAAGCCGAAGTCAAGGCGCTGA
- a CDS encoding radical SAM protein, whose protein sequence is MKIYDYGSASNCPLPEGCKHCVNGSKMVLFITGKCGTDCFYCPVSPEKKGKDVIFANERRISELSEMLEEAESMDAAGTGITGGDPLSNMDRTITAIKMLKEHFGSEHHIHLYTSMIDLDKAKKLCDAGLDEIRFHPPMSQWETMSFDVVSKIISDTSLDVGMEVPAIPGNEEKLEKVVVAAAKAGIGCININEFEFSESNWNMMEDLGFRVKDDLSSAVAGSEEMTIALMKKYPEIPIHFCSSTFKDGVQLRNRFIRRANVIAKEYDVITEDGTILKGVVYADDLREAAEALIRLRVPKDLMFVDEERNRIEVASWKLKKIAKKLPYKSYIVEEYPTFDRMEVERMPLGHE, encoded by the coding sequence TTGAAGATCTACGACTATGGCTCAGCCTCCAACTGCCCTCTTCCGGAAGGGTGCAAACACTGTGTGAACGGATCGAAGATGGTCCTTTTCATTACAGGAAAATGCGGCACGGATTGTTTCTACTGTCCAGTTTCTCCGGAAAAGAAAGGGAAGGATGTCATATTCGCCAACGAAAGAAGGATCTCTGAACTGAGCGAAATGCTGGAAGAGGCGGAATCAATGGATGCCGCAGGCACCGGGATAACCGGCGGAGATCCTCTTTCCAATATGGATCGAACCATAACGGCAATAAAAATGCTCAAAGAACATTTCGGGTCGGAACACCATATCCACCTTTACACTTCGATGATCGACCTTGACAAAGCGAAGAAGCTCTGCGACGCGGGCCTTGATGAGATAAGGTTCCATCCTCCCATGAGCCAGTGGGAGACAATGAGCTTCGACGTTGTGTCAAAGATCATCTCGGATACTTCATTGGATGTCGGTATGGAAGTGCCGGCGATACCCGGAAACGAAGAAAAACTCGAGAAGGTCGTCGTCGCTGCGGCAAAGGCAGGCATCGGTTGCATCAATATCAATGAGTTCGAGTTCTCCGAAAGCAACTGGAATATGATGGAAGATCTGGGCTTCAGGGTCAAAGACGACCTGTCTTCGGCGGTTGCCGGTTCAGAAGAGATGACAATAGCTTTGATGAAGAAATATCCCGAGATACCGATCCATTTCTGCTCATCCACATTCAAGGACGGCGTACAGCTTAGGAACCGATTCATCAGAAGGGCCAACGTGATCGCAAAGGAATATGATGTCATAACAGAGGACGGCACAATCCTGAAAGGTGTTGTTTATGCCGATGATCTGCGGGAGGCCGCCGAAGCTTTGATAAGATTGAGGGTCCCGAAGGATCTGATGTTCGTTGATGAGGAAAGGAACAGGATAGAGGTGGCGTCTTGGAAATTGAAAAAGATAGCGAAAAAGCTGCCATACAAGTCGTACATAGTAGAAGAGTATCCGACCTTCGATAGGATGGAAGTTGAAAGGATGCCTTTGGGTCATGAATGA
- a CDS encoding translin family protein, with the protein MNKLAETAEEAVAIFRNAESKRENTIRCSRSIIRETKRMIHSIHNSEDCSVNKENLRKLVADLVGYMDGGLFENGPADDALAEYAEAIIFESVINGDDMPSFKELGIGPGPWILGLADCLGEMRRIVLTSLVSEDMQRATSVFSEMEEIFYVIMMFDIPDQILPIRRKQDIARGVMERTRTDITNAIIMLKVKS; encoded by the coding sequence ATGAATAAACTTGCAGAGACCGCCGAGGAAGCGGTTGCGATATTTCGCAATGCCGAATCTAAAAGAGAGAATACGATCCGATGTTCCAGATCGATAATCCGAGAGACAAAGAGAATGATCCATTCGATACACAACTCCGAAGATTGTTCTGTCAACAAAGAGAACCTGCGCAAACTTGTCGCCGATCTCGTCGGATATATGGACGGAGGTTTGTTTGAGAACGGTCCTGCAGATGATGCGTTGGCAGAATATGCCGAAGCGATCATATTCGAGTCTGTCATCAATGGCGATGATATGCCTTCGTTCAAAGAGCTTGGGATCGGTCCCGGGCCGTGGATCCTGGGCCTTGCTGATTGCCTCGGCGAGATGAGACGTATTGTATTAACGTCGCTTGTCTCGGAGGATATGCAGCGTGCAACGTCGGTATTTTCGGAAATGGAAGAGATATTCTATGTGATAATGATGTTCGACATACCTGACCAAATACTTCCAATCAGAAGGAAACAGGACATAGCCAGAGGTGTTATGGAAAGAACACGCACCGACATCACAAATGCAATAATCATGCTGAAAGTAAAAAGTTAA
- a CDS encoding S1C family serine protease, with protein sequence MVSCVIVYVTNNDEKPFSGNDAMASAVEIICGEGINEVTGTGFIIDHNGPIVISNSHVVVTNGVVNENIFAVFYNSEEKYPLSVISFDEALDIAVLKFDNAIKTNVFIFGESGRLSYGQNVYAIGNSMGYGLSLSKGIISVPLINVKYSGNERLMIQVDIGLNRGGSGGPLLDEGGKVIGMMTFRLNGGDYLVQGMSYAIPSDVIQKYLDSL encoded by the coding sequence TTGGTTTCCTGTGTAATTGTTTACGTGACAAACAATGATGAGAAACCTTTCTCCGGCAATGATGCGATGGCATCCGCCGTTGAGATCATATGCGGAGAGGGGATAAACGAAGTAACTGGGACAGGGTTCATTATCGACCACAACGGACCGATCGTCATTTCCAACAGTCACGTTGTTGTTACGAACGGAGTTGTGAATGAAAATATCTTTGCTGTGTTTTACAACAGTGAAGAAAAGTATCCTCTTTCCGTAATATCGTTCGATGAGGCCTTAGACATTGCAGTGTTAAAGTTTGACAACGCAATCAAAACCAATGTATTCATTTTCGGAGAGAGCGGCAGACTTAGCTACGGTCAGAACGTTTATGCGATAGGCAACTCAATGGGTTATGGACTGTCTCTTTCTAAAGGAATAATATCTGTTCCTCTGATAAATGTCAAATATTCAGGGAATGAAAGACTGATGATACAGGTCGACATAGGACTCAACAGGGGAGGGAGCGGCGGACCGTTGCTTGACGAAGGAGGGAAAGTGATCGGAATGATGACTTTCAGGCTCAACGGCGGCGATTACTTAGTACAAGGAATGAGCTACGCAATACCCTCAGACGTTATTCAAAAATATCTCGATTCGTTATGA
- the rpoA2 gene encoding DNA-directed RNA polymerase subunit A'': protein MAKKDTLKALTSRDISEEVAVLLLTKYSTLSAISAASIEELVALGISEAEAEATQSKIGKRTTRTAAAPVKTKKPVPEPKNEVMEEVYREYVFSVTENRLNAIIKKLGIFLPMKIVTDISSAIEAADLSDEICEKLIVTANRMYTSHLMDKNESTGVMAAHSLGEPGTQMNMRTFHYAGVANINVTQGLPRLIEIVDARRVPSTPSMDIPLTGMAAEDEGVARHVASEIEVTSLLDIASVETDITNMRLVVTPNTRKMEQRGLEAEDIVDRLNKIKQVRGMVKLSGYQIVITSDEPSYKKLQAMYDAVKTAKIKGIDGISRAVLSRVGGSWKIITEGSNLKEVLKIEGVNANKVMTNSILEVADVLGIEAARNSIIREAMGTLGEAGLDVDIRHIMLVADLMTNDGQVKAIGRHGVSGKKSSVLARAAFEITAAHLLHAAMVGEVDSLEGVTENIIVGQPVTLGTGAVNLIYTPKKGENE from the coding sequence ATGGCAAAGAAGGATACGCTTAAAGCACTTACAAGCAGAGATATCAGCGAAGAGGTCGCAGTGCTTCTTCTGACCAAATACAGCACCCTGAGCGCCATTTCCGCGGCAAGCATCGAGGAACTCGTCGCTCTCGGAATATCGGAGGCGGAAGCGGAGGCGACCCAGTCAAAGATAGGCAAGCGCACCACACGCACTGCCGCAGCACCCGTGAAGACTAAGAAACCGGTACCCGAACCGAAGAACGAGGTAATGGAGGAGGTTTACCGCGAGTATGTGTTCTCGGTAACCGAGAACAGGCTCAATGCCATCATCAAAAAGCTTGGGATATTCCTCCCGATGAAGATCGTAACCGACATTTCGAGTGCGATCGAGGCGGCGGATCTCAGCGATGAGATATGCGAAAAACTGATCGTGACCGCTAACCGTATGTACACATCCCACCTGATGGACAAGAACGAGTCCACCGGAGTGATGGCGGCGCACTCGCTCGGAGAACCGGGTACACAGATGAACATGCGTACCTTCCACTACGCCGGTGTGGCGAACATCAACGTTACTCAGGGTCTGCCCAGGCTGATCGAGATCGTGGATGCGAGACGCGTTCCCAGCACGCCGTCCATGGACATCCCGCTTACGGGAATGGCCGCAGAGGATGAGGGAGTGGCAAGGCACGTAGCATCGGAGATAGAGGTTACGTCGCTCCTTGATATCGCTTCTGTCGAGACGGACATAACGAATATGCGCTTAGTTGTCACGCCGAACACAAGGAAGATGGAGCAGCGCGGCCTGGAGGCCGAGGACATAGTCGACCGCCTGAATAAAATAAAACAGGTACGCGGAATGGTAAAACTTTCGGGATACCAGATAGTGATAACCTCCGACGAACCTTCATACAAAAAGCTGCAGGCGATGTACGATGCCGTCAAGACCGCCAAGATAAAGGGAATAGACGGAATATCCAGAGCGGTCCTCAGCAGGGTCGGGGGATCCTGGAAGATCATCACCGAAGGAAGCAATCTGAAAGAAGTTCTCAAGATAGAAGGGGTGAACGCCAACAAGGTCATGACTAACAGCATACTCGAAGTGGCCGACGTCCTGGGAATAGAGGCGGCGAGGAACTCCATCATCCGCGAGGCCATGGGAACTCTGGGCGAAGCCGGTCTGGATGTGGATATAAGACACATCATGCTGGTGGCAGACCTCATGACCAATGACGGTCAGGTCAAAGCGATCGGAAGGCACGGAGTATCCGGAAAGAAGTCATCGGTCCTGGCCAGAGCGGCATTCGAGATCACCGCCGCGCACTTGTTGCATGCGGCGATGGTCGGAGAGGTCGACAGTCTGGAAGGAGTGACCGAAAACATCATAGTAGGACAGCCGGTAACGTTAGGGACCGGCGCAGTAAACCTTATTTACACACCCAAAAAGGGGGAGAATGAATGA